One window of Dechloromonas sp. ZY10 genomic DNA carries:
- the aroB gene encoding 3-dehydroquinate synthase, translating to MQTLQVALAERSYPIHIGSGLLDRPDLLAPHFAQKKALVVSNETVAPLYLARLQASLAAAGVESFAAILPDGERYKTWETLNLIFDALLGAHCERGTTLVALGGGVVGDMGGFAAACYQRGMPFIQVPTTLLSQVDSSVGGKTAINHPLGKNMIGAFYQPRLVLADIDTLATLPDRELRAGLAEVIKYGLIRDAAFLAWLEQNIEGLLARDPDLLAEAVQRSCANKAEVVAADERETGERALLNLGHTFGHAIEAGLGYGEWLHGEAVAAGTMMAAELSRLLGWLTDADVERTESLFRRAGLPVRGPQLGEARYIELMRHDKKVAEGRLRLVLLRRLGEAVLTADADEAAIAEAIRRCC from the coding sequence ATCCAGACTCTGCAAGTCGCGCTCGCCGAGCGCTCCTATCCGATTCACATTGGCTCCGGTCTGCTTGATCGCCCGGATTTACTGGCGCCGCATTTTGCTCAGAAGAAGGCCTTGGTGGTCAGCAATGAAACGGTTGCGCCGTTGTACCTCGCCCGTCTCCAGGCTTCGCTGGCAGCGGCCGGAGTTGAGTCATTTGCCGCGATTCTGCCGGATGGCGAGCGTTACAAGACCTGGGAAACCCTGAACCTGATTTTTGATGCTCTGCTCGGCGCGCATTGCGAGCGCGGAACCACGCTGGTCGCGCTGGGTGGGGGCGTGGTCGGCGACATGGGGGGCTTTGCCGCTGCCTGCTACCAGCGCGGGATGCCGTTCATTCAGGTGCCGACGACCCTGCTGTCGCAGGTGGATTCGTCGGTCGGAGGCAAGACCGCGATCAACCATCCGCTGGGCAAGAACATGATCGGCGCCTTCTATCAGCCACGTCTGGTGCTGGCCGACATCGACACCCTGGCGACCTTGCCCGACCGCGAGTTGCGTGCCGGCCTGGCCGAGGTGATCAAGTATGGCCTGATCCGCGATGCCGCTTTCCTGGCCTGGCTGGAGCAGAATATCGAGGGGCTGCTGGCGCGCGATCCGGATTTGCTAGCCGAGGCCGTGCAGCGTTCCTGTGCCAACAAGGCGGAGGTGGTTGCGGCCGACGAGCGTGAAACCGGTGAGCGAGCCTTGCTCAATCTGGGGCATACCTTTGGTCATGCGATCGAGGCCGGACTGGGTTACGGCGAATGGTTGCACGGGGAGGCTGTTGCTGCCGGGACGATGATGGCCGCCGAGTTGTCGCGCTTGCTGGGCTGGCTCACCGATGCCGATGTCGAGCGAACGGAGTCCTTGTTCCGGCGGGCGGGCTTGCCGGTGCGCGGGCCGCAACTCGGCGAAGCGCGCTACATCGAGTTGATGCGCCACGACAAGAAGGTGGCGGAGGGGCGGCTGCGATTGGTGCTGTTGCGCCGGCTCGGGGAAGCGGTGCTGACTGCTGATGCCGATGAAGCGGCAATTGCCGAGGCGATACGGCGCTGCTGCTGA
- a CDS encoding shikimate kinase, giving the protein MENRRNIYLVGLMGAGKTTVGRQLAKRLGRVFYDTDHEIVERTGVAIPTIFEIEGEEGFRRRETQTLHELTAGDNVVLATGGGAVLREENRRCLHDTGWVVYLNVPPLLLYQRTRHDKNRPLLQVADPLARLEELYAVRDPLYRETAHFVVDGASLVASGIVNHLLREYKRLSSS; this is encoded by the coding sequence GTGGAAAATCGTCGCAATATCTATCTCGTCGGCCTGATGGGGGCTGGCAAAACGACTGTCGGGCGTCAGCTGGCCAAACGGCTGGGGCGAGTCTTTTACGATACCGATCATGAAATTGTCGAGCGCACCGGTGTGGCGATTCCGACGATTTTTGAAATCGAAGGCGAAGAGGGCTTCCGGCGGCGTGAAACGCAAACCTTGCACGAGCTGACCGCCGGTGACAATGTGGTCCTGGCGACCGGCGGTGGCGCTGTACTGCGTGAGGAAAATCGCCGTTGCCTGCACGACACTGGCTGGGTGGTTTATTTGAATGTGCCCCCTTTGCTGCTTTACCAGCGGACGCGGCACGACAAGAATCGCCCCCTGTTGCAGGTGGCCGACCCGCTCGCCCGTCTTGAAGAGCTGTATGCCGTGCGTGACCCGCTGTATCGGGAGACTGCGCACTTCGTCGTCGATGGCGCCAGCTTGGTCGCCTCGGGCATCGTCAATCATCTATTGCGCGAGTACAAGCGCCTTTCCTCGTCATGA
- the pilQ gene encoding type IV pilus secretin PilQ → MKWIKTWALLAAGLLLAPLASAQGAGKENAIEGLQVARQGNEIAVRIDLREPLAELPASFAIAAPAKIALDFPSTVNALGKNSQIINEGDLRSVNVVQVGERTRMVLNLIQKMNYKTRLDGRALYLTLSPLTSMVDSVAAKNTRFAEERLFAGRHAIRDLMFRRGKDGEGRVLVELSDAGTGIDIRQQGSNLVVDFAKTSLPEHLQRKLDVADFATPVMSVESRANGDNVRLVIAPKGLWEHNAYQSDNQFVIEVRRIQEDPNKLVQGSTVGYQGPRVSINYQNGDVRALLRLMAEELGLNAVISETVSGTTTLVLKDVPADQVIDIIFQQKGLDMRKKGNIVMIAPRDEIATREKLDFEAKQQISELEPLKMEQFILNYQKATDVARLLAGLPPLPPSGAAAGAGATTTPTPPVTPGVASATQRILSKRGSAVADPQSNLLFVNDIPSKLEEIRTFIKAIDVGARQVMIEARVVEAHDAFNKELGMRLGLINSRPVRIGGTGSTYIAGGEMKPAVSATSTTPGTPATLVQNPMVGVNLPMKVENTGRVGSFALSLFNASVTRILNLELAALESDGGGKIISSPRVITANNVKAKIEDGTEVPYVTTQNSGGTITRTISFKPAKLSLEATPQITPEGTVRMALIVKKEEPDWTRSVEGNPPIKSSIVETNVVVENGGTVVIGGVFITNNESKTDKVPFLGDLPFLGWAFKYKYDKGERRELLVFITPRIISDKMQVD, encoded by the coding sequence ATGAAATGGATCAAGACGTGGGCGCTGCTTGCCGCCGGACTGTTGCTGGCGCCCTTGGCATCCGCCCAGGGGGCGGGGAAGGAAAACGCCATTGAGGGGCTGCAGGTCGCGCGTCAGGGCAATGAAATTGCCGTGCGGATCGATTTGCGCGAGCCGTTGGCAGAACTGCCCGCCAGCTTTGCGATAGCGGCTCCGGCGAAAATTGCGCTTGATTTCCCGTCGACCGTGAATGCCTTGGGAAAAAACAGCCAGATCATCAACGAAGGTGATTTGCGCAGCGTGAACGTGGTGCAGGTTGGTGAGCGGACCCGGATGGTCCTGAACCTGATCCAGAAAATGAATTACAAGACCCGGCTTGACGGCCGGGCCTTGTATTTGACGCTCTCGCCTCTGACTTCGATGGTGGACTCGGTGGCGGCCAAGAATACCCGTTTTGCCGAAGAGCGGCTGTTTGCCGGGCGCCATGCGATCCGCGATCTCATGTTCCGGCGTGGCAAGGATGGCGAGGGTCGGGTTCTGGTTGAGTTGAGCGATGCCGGAACCGGAATCGACATTCGGCAGCAAGGCAGCAATCTGGTGGTCGATTTTGCCAAGACCTCCTTGCCTGAGCATTTGCAGCGCAAGCTGGATGTGGCCGACTTTGCAACTCCGGTGATGTCGGTTGAGTCTCGCGCCAATGGTGACAATGTCCGCCTGGTCATCGCGCCGAAGGGGCTCTGGGAACATAACGCCTACCAGAGCGACAATCAGTTCGTGATCGAGGTGCGGCGTATACAGGAGGACCCGAACAAACTGGTGCAAGGCAGTACGGTCGGTTACCAGGGGCCGCGCGTCAGTATCAATTACCAGAATGGCGATGTCCGGGCCCTGTTGCGCCTGATGGCCGAGGAACTCGGGCTGAATGCCGTGATCAGTGAAACAGTTAGCGGGACGACGACTCTGGTACTCAAGGATGTTCCGGCCGATCAGGTGATCGATATCATTTTTCAGCAAAAAGGGCTGGATATGCGCAAGAAGGGCAATATCGTGATGATTGCCCCGCGTGACGAAATCGCAACCCGCGAAAAGCTCGATTTCGAGGCCAAGCAGCAGATCAGCGAGCTGGAGCCGCTGAAAATGGAGCAGTTCATTCTGAATTACCAGAAGGCAACCGATGTGGCGCGCCTGCTGGCCGGTCTGCCGCCGCTGCCACCTTCCGGGGCCGCAGCGGGGGCCGGTGCCACGACGACGCCGACCCCGCCGGTGACCCCGGGGGTGGCATCGGCAACGCAGCGGATTCTCAGCAAGCGGGGGAGTGCGGTTGCCGATCCGCAGTCGAATCTGCTGTTCGTCAATGACATTCCGTCGAAGCTTGAGGAAATCAGGACCTTCATCAAGGCGATCGATGTGGGTGCCCGGCAAGTCATGATCGAAGCTCGAGTGGTCGAGGCGCACGATGCCTTTAACAAGGAACTGGGGATGCGTCTGGGGCTGATCAATTCGCGTCCGGTGCGGATAGGTGGGACGGGAAGTACTTACATTGCCGGGGGTGAAATGAAGCCGGCGGTGTCGGCAACTTCGACGACACCGGGAACGCCTGCAACACTGGTGCAGAATCCGATGGTCGGGGTCAATCTGCCGATGAAGGTTGAAAACACCGGCCGGGTCGGATCGTTTGCCCTTTCGTTGTTCAATGCCTCGGTGACGCGCATTCTCAATCTTGAGCTGGCTGCTTTGGAGTCCGATGGCGGCGGCAAGATCATTTCCAGCCCGCGCGTGATCACCGCCAATAACGTCAAGGCAAAAATCGAGGACGGTACCGAGGTGCCGTATGTGACCACGCAAAACAGTGGCGGCACGATCACCCGGACAATCAGCTTCAAGCCGGCCAAGCTGTCGTTGGAGGCAACCCCGCAGATTACGCCCGAGGGAACCGTGCGGATGGCCCTGATCGTGAAAAAGGAAGAGCCTGACTGGACGCGTTCGGTGGAGGGTAATCCGCCGATCAAGAGTTCGATCGTCGAAACCAATGTGGTGGTTGAAAACGGTGGTACGGTGGTGATTGGCGGGGTCTTCATCACCAATAACGAGTCGAAGACCGACAAGGTCCCCTTCCTGGGCGATCTGCCTTTCCTGGGCTGGGCGTTCAAGTACAAGTACGACAAGGGCGAACGGCGCGAATTGCTGGTATTTATTACGCCGCGAATCATTTCGGACAAGATGCAGGTCGATTGA
- a CDS encoding pilus assembly protein PilP, whose translation MLARLLFLLSALGLAACSGGDHEDLRRWAAENTRDLQPHIQKLPEMKPYQAVVYDVETLLDPFRPGKIEPEGKPRGGGKGGVFQPDFEARELRNSLLEKYPLETLKMIGYLYVNRKPMAVIQAEDKVKQVRVGDYLGQDFGRVKRVTESEVEVHELVQDSAGEWTERTSFLYLQSTDGGKK comes from the coding sequence ATGCTGGCACGTCTGCTTTTCCTGTTGTCAGCACTGGGGTTAGCCGCCTGTAGCGGGGGCGACCACGAGGATTTGCGCCGCTGGGCGGCCGAAAATACCCGTGACTTGCAGCCGCATATTCAGAAATTGCCTGAAATGAAGCCCTATCAGGCGGTGGTGTACGATGTCGAAACCCTTCTCGACCCCTTCCGCCCGGGCAAGATCGAGCCTGAAGGGAAGCCGCGTGGAGGCGGCAAGGGGGGCGTTTTCCAGCCGGATTTCGAGGCGCGGGAGTTACGTAACAGCCTGCTGGAGAAGTATCCGCTGGAAACCCTGAAAATGATTGGTTATCTCTATGTCAATCGCAAGCCGATGGCGGTGATCCAGGCTGAGGATAAGGTCAAGCAGGTACGGGTAGGCGATTATCTGGGGCAGGATTTCGGCCGGGTGAAACGGGTGACCGAGAGCGAGGTCGAGGTGCACGAACTGGTGCAGGATTCTGCGGGGGAATGGACGGAGAGAACCAGTTTCCTCTATCTGCAGAGCACGGACGGGGGTAAGAAATGA
- a CDS encoding type 4a pilus biogenesis protein PilO — MAASKLSLPKIDVQALLDEFRYMNPNDPGSWPLFPRVAVLIGLFLGLVFLGWLLVWDDQLTTLETRRNEEQSLKEQYLEKKRQAVNLGLYKQQLAEIDRSFGALLKQLPGKAEIEALLIEVNQAGLGRGLQFELFKPGQVQVKEFYAEMPIAVRVNGSYHDLGAFAADVARLPRIVTLNNLVLAPQKDSPALTLDAQIKTFRYLDEDELAEQRKAEAARKKEKAAGGKK, encoded by the coding sequence ATGGCGGCCAGCAAGCTTTCCCTGCCAAAAATTGACGTCCAGGCCTTGCTGGACGAGTTCCGTTACATGAACCCCAACGATCCCGGAAGCTGGCCTCTGTTCCCCCGGGTGGCCGTTCTGATCGGTCTGTTCTTGGGTCTGGTGTTTCTCGGGTGGCTGCTGGTCTGGGACGATCAGCTGACGACCCTGGAAACCCGGCGCAACGAAGAGCAATCGCTCAAGGAACAGTATCTCGAGAAAAAGCGGCAAGCGGTCAATCTGGGTTTGTACAAACAGCAACTGGCTGAAATCGATCGCTCGTTCGGCGCCTTGCTCAAGCAATTGCCAGGCAAGGCCGAAATCGAGGCCTTGCTGATCGAGGTGAATCAGGCTGGCCTGGGGCGTGGCCTTCAGTTCGAGTTGTTCAAGCCTGGGCAGGTGCAGGTCAAGGAGTTTTATGCGGAAATGCCGATTGCCGTGAGGGTCAACGGCAGCTACCACGATCTTGGTGCGTTTGCCGCTGACGTTGCACGCTTGCCCCGGATCGTGACCCTGAACAATCTGGTACTCGCACCGCAGAAGGACAGTCCGGCGCTGACGCTGGATGCGCAAATCAAGACTTTCCGCTATCTCGACGAAGATGAACTGGCGGAACAGCGCAAGGCGGAAGCCGCTCGCAAGAAGGAAAAGGCTGCGGGAGGCAAGAAATGA
- a CDS encoding PilN domain-containing protein → MIRINLLPHREAARKARREQFYLLAGLVAALGCVIVFAGYTLIGGYVTAQEDANAYLKGEIAQLDKQLEEIKGLKEQTRALLSRKQVIENLQKDRGETVHLLAELVRQVPEGVYLKSLKQDGLKIDIGGFAQSNARVSALMRNLEASPWLENPQLVEVKAVNQNGRRLNEFSMNFTITRSEPEEVKGKK, encoded by the coding sequence ATGATCCGCATCAATCTGCTACCGCACCGGGAGGCGGCGCGCAAGGCGCGGCGCGAGCAGTTCTACCTGCTCGCCGGACTGGTCGCCGCGCTCGGCTGTGTCATCGTTTTTGCCGGCTATACCCTGATCGGCGGATATGTGACCGCTCAGGAGGATGCCAACGCTTATCTGAAGGGCGAAATTGCGCAACTCGACAAGCAGTTGGAGGAAATCAAGGGGCTCAAGGAGCAAACCCGGGCACTGCTGTCGCGCAAGCAGGTGATCGAAAATCTGCAGAAAGATCGCGGAGAAACCGTTCATCTTCTGGCTGAACTGGTGCGCCAGGTGCCCGAGGGGGTGTATCTGAAGTCGCTCAAGCAGGATGGCTTGAAAATCGACATCGGTGGTTTTGCTCAGTCAAATGCCCGGGTGTCGGCGCTGATGCGCAATCTGGAGGCGTCGCCCTGGTTGGAGAACCCGCAGTTGGTTGAGGTCAAGGCGGTGAACCAGAATGGACGTCGCCTGAACGAGTTCAGCATGAATTTCACGATCACCCGGAGCGAGCCGGAAGAAGTGAAGGGGAAGAAGTGA
- a CDS encoding pilus assembly protein PilM has translation MGFDISSLLNPKARSLFGLDISSSAVKVLELSAGGKGGYRVERYAIEILPKDAVVDGNIINFDAVVETVRRVCKRFGASTQNVAMALPASAVITKKILVPSGLREEELEAQVEAEANQYIPFSIDEVNLDYHVIGPSATAPDELEVLLAASKKERVEDRVAVADASGLKAGIVDVDSLAAMAAFELIEKQLPNAGRDQVLALVDVGAHSTNLTVLRNGQQVYTREQAFGGVQLTQDIARQYGMTFEEAETAKRSGSLPDSYRDELLLPFMESLALEVSRALQFFFTSTQFNQVDHLVLAGGCAVIPGLDEIVATRTQVNTLVANPFAGMAVSDKVRAKALLADASSLMVVCGLALRRFDPL, from the coding sequence GTGGGTTTCGATATCTCCTCGCTGTTGAATCCCAAAGCCCGTTCCCTGTTCGGGCTGGATATCAGCTCGTCTGCCGTCAAGGTGCTTGAATTGAGCGCTGGGGGCAAGGGTGGTTATCGTGTTGAGCGCTACGCGATAGAGATACTGCCCAAGGATGCCGTAGTTGACGGCAACATCATCAATTTCGATGCCGTGGTTGAGACCGTGCGCCGGGTTTGCAAGCGCTTTGGCGCATCGACGCAGAATGTGGCGATGGCTTTGCCGGCGTCGGCGGTGATTACCAAGAAAATTCTGGTGCCCTCGGGTTTGCGCGAGGAGGAGTTGGAGGCTCAGGTCGAGGCTGAGGCTAACCAGTACATCCCCTTTTCGATTGATGAAGTGAACCTTGATTACCATGTGATCGGCCCCTCTGCGACGGCACCGGACGAACTGGAAGTGTTGCTCGCCGCTTCCAAGAAGGAACGGGTCGAGGATCGGGTGGCCGTGGCTGATGCTTCCGGACTCAAGGCTGGGATTGTCGATGTTGACTCGCTGGCGGCAATGGCGGCTTTCGAGTTGATCGAAAAGCAGTTGCCCAATGCCGGGCGCGATCAGGTGCTGGCCTTGGTCGATGTTGGGGCCCACTCGACCAATCTGACGGTGCTGCGCAATGGGCAGCAGGTGTACACCCGTGAGCAGGCGTTCGGCGGGGTCCAGCTGACCCAGGATATTGCTCGCCAATACGGCATGACCTTTGAGGAGGCCGAGACGGCCAAGCGCAGCGGTAGTCTGCCCGATAGTTATCGCGACGAACTGTTGCTGCCATTCATGGAAAGTCTGGCGCTGGAAGTGTCGCGCGCGCTGCAGTTTTTCTTTACGTCGACGCAATTCAATCAGGTTGACCATCTGGTGCTGGCAGGCGGGTGTGCGGTGATTCCGGGGCTCGATGAAATTGTTGCCACGCGCACTCAGGTCAATACCTTGGTGGCCAATCCCTTCGCCGGCATGGCCGTTTCCGACAAGGTGCGGGCAAAGGCGTTGCTGGCCGACGCTTCCTCGCTGATGGTGGTGTGTGGCCTGGCGTTGCGGAGGTTTGACCCGTTATGA
- a CDS encoding penicillin-binding protein 1A yields MSSLPLPLRLILYPLLLVSGLLAMGVAIALIVLVLTYPNLPSLEVLTDYRPKIPLRVYTADGHLIGEFGEERRAVVAIGEVPPVMKNAILSAEDDRFYQHGGIDYLGMLRAAVTNVVGGGKRQGASTITQQVARNFFLSSEKTYSRKLYEILLSFKIESNLGKDQILELYINQIFLGQRAYGFAAAAQIYFGKPLKDISIAEAAMLAGLPKAPSAYNPIVNPKRARLRQQYVLRRMHELGHINDSQYEAALKEPLVLKRDLGDYAVHAEYVAEMARQIAAERFPDDVYTRGLKVYTTLIKGEQEAAYAALRKGVLDYDKRHGYRGAESYLDLKDIKSDQDEAIDEALQDIPDAGDLLPGLVLAADSKQVKVYRKGGEILNLSGDAIKFASRMLDDKAPPNKRLKRGAIVRVNKDDKGQWQIVQLPEVESAFVAVSPKDGAIHALVGGFDFNRNKFNHVTQAWRQPGSSFKPFIYSAALEKGYTPGSIVADEPITISASETGSQAWTPHNYDGKYEGPMRIRTALAKSKNMVSIRLLQAISPQYAQDYASRFGFDADKHPPYLTMALGAGSVTPWQMVTGYAVFANGGYKISPYVVREIRDERNQVIAQASTTEAGDESIRAIDARNAFMMDTMLRDVTIYGTAAKASAILKRQDLAGKTGTTNEYVDAWFCGYQVSVAGCAWVGFDQPKKLGNSETGGVASLPIWIGYMQRALKDAPIATLPQPEGLVASGEGRERNFVYSENAHKEAPAEENPPPLPERPDLSKPPSD; encoded by the coding sequence TTGTCCTCGTTACCTCTCCCCCTCCGCCTGATTCTCTACCCGCTACTGCTGGTTTCAGGCCTGCTGGCGATGGGCGTTGCCATCGCACTGATCGTGCTGGTACTGACCTACCCGAACCTGCCATCGCTCGAAGTCCTGACCGACTACCGCCCCAAGATTCCTCTGCGTGTCTACACCGCCGACGGCCACCTGATCGGCGAGTTCGGCGAAGAACGGCGCGCTGTGGTCGCCATTGGCGAAGTGCCGCCGGTGATGAAAAACGCCATCCTGTCGGCCGAAGACGACCGCTTCTACCAGCATGGCGGGATCGACTATCTCGGCATGCTCCGCGCCGCAGTCACCAACGTCGTCGGCGGCGGCAAACGCCAGGGCGCCTCGACGATTACCCAGCAGGTTGCCCGCAACTTCTTCCTGTCCAGCGAGAAGACCTACAGCCGCAAGCTCTACGAAATCCTGCTCTCGTTCAAGATTGAAAGCAATCTGGGCAAGGATCAGATTCTTGAGTTGTACATCAATCAGATATTCCTTGGCCAACGCGCCTACGGCTTTGCCGCCGCTGCCCAGATCTACTTTGGCAAACCGCTGAAAGACATTTCCATCGCCGAAGCAGCCATGCTGGCCGGACTACCCAAGGCCCCCTCAGCCTACAACCCGATCGTCAACCCGAAACGTGCCCGCCTCCGCCAGCAATACGTCCTGCGCCGGATGCACGAACTCGGGCACATCAACGACAGCCAGTACGAGGCGGCACTCAAGGAACCGCTGGTGCTCAAGCGCGACCTCGGGGATTACGCGGTGCACGCCGAATACGTTGCCGAAATGGCTCGCCAGATTGCTGCCGAACGTTTCCCGGACGATGTTTACACCCGCGGCCTCAAGGTTTACACCACCCTGATCAAGGGCGAACAGGAAGCCGCCTACGCTGCGCTGCGCAAGGGCGTGCTCGACTACGACAAGCGCCACGGCTATCGCGGCGCCGAGTCCTACCTCGATCTGAAAGACATCAAATCCGACCAGGACGAGGCCATCGACGAAGCCCTGCAGGACATTCCGGACGCGGGCGACCTGCTGCCCGGACTGGTACTCGCGGCCGACAGCAAGCAGGTCAAGGTTTACCGCAAGGGCGGAGAAATCCTCAACCTGTCGGGCGATGCGATCAAATTCGCCAGCCGCATGCTCGACGACAAGGCGCCGCCGAACAAGCGCCTCAAACGTGGTGCGATTGTCCGGGTCAACAAGGATGACAAGGGCCAATGGCAGATCGTCCAGCTGCCCGAAGTCGAATCGGCATTTGTCGCGGTATCACCCAAGGATGGCGCGATCCATGCGTTGGTTGGCGGATTCGACTTCAACCGCAACAAATTCAACCACGTCACCCAAGCCTGGCGTCAGCCCGGCTCCAGCTTCAAGCCCTTCATCTATTCGGCTGCGCTGGAAAAGGGCTACACCCCGGGAAGCATCGTTGCCGACGAACCGATCACCATTTCGGCCAGCGAAACCGGCTCGCAGGCCTGGACCCCGCACAACTACGACGGCAAATACGAAGGCCCGATGCGCATCCGCACCGCTCTCGCCAAATCGAAGAACATGGTCTCGATCCGCCTGCTGCAAGCCATCTCCCCGCAGTATGCGCAAGACTACGCCAGCCGCTTCGGCTTCGACGCCGACAAGCACCCACCCTACCTGACCATGGCTCTCGGCGCCGGTTCGGTGACGCCTTGGCAAATGGTCACCGGCTACGCGGTCTTTGCCAACGGCGGCTACAAGATCAGCCCTTATGTGGTGCGCGAGATTCGTGACGAGCGCAACCAGGTGATCGCGCAAGCCAGCACCACCGAGGCCGGCGACGAATCGATCCGCGCCATCGACGCCCGCAATGCCTTCATGATGGACACCATGTTGCGTGATGTGACCATCTACGGCACAGCAGCCAAGGCCTCGGCCATCCTCAAGCGTCAGGACCTGGCAGGCAAGACCGGGACCACCAACGAATATGTCGACGCCTGGTTCTGCGGCTATCAGGTCAGCGTTGCCGGCTGTGCCTGGGTGGGTTTCGACCAGCCGAAAAAGCTGGGCAACAGCGAAACCGGCGGCGTTGCCTCGTTACCGATCTGGATCGGCTACATGCAGCGGGCGCTCAAGGACGCCCCAATCGCGACCTTGCCGCAGCCGGAAGGACTAGTCGCCAGCGGAGAAGGACGCGAGCGCAACTTCGTCTACTCCGAAAATGCGCACAAGGAAGCGCCAGCCGAAGAAAATCCGCCGCCGCTGCCGGAACGCCCGGACTTGAGCAAGCCACCCAGCGACTAA
- the cyaY gene encoding iron donor protein CyaY yields MDDKDFSSAADAILARIDQALEACDADLDFELQAGGILEIEFADSSKIIVNRHAVAKEIWVAARAGGFHFRWQDGQWVDTRDGAELLQKLSALASQQAGEQVLLK; encoded by the coding sequence ATGGATGACAAGGATTTCAGCAGCGCGGCGGACGCAATCCTGGCCCGGATCGATCAGGCGCTGGAGGCTTGCGATGCCGATTTGGACTTTGAGTTGCAGGCCGGCGGGATACTCGAAATCGAGTTCGCCGATAGCAGCAAGATCATCGTCAATCGCCATGCCGTGGCCAAGGAAATCTGGGTTGCGGCGCGCGCGGGGGGCTTCCATTTCCGCTGGCAGGATGGTCAGTGGGTCGATACCCGCGATGGTGCCGAATTGTTGCAGAAGCTGTCGGCTCTGGCGTCGCAGCAGGCAGGTGAGCAGGTGCTGCTGAAGTAA
- the lysA gene encoding diaminopimelate decarboxylase, which translates to MSFFSLKNGVLHAENVALTTLAAEYGTPAYVYSRAALTAALKEFQDVLGAHPAGAGALVCYAVKANSNLAVLNVFARMGAGFDIVSGGELQRVLAAGADPKKVVFSGVGKTAAEMKQALAAGIFCFNVESAPELERLNQVAGECGQKAPVSFRVNPNVDPKTHPYISTGLKEAKFGVAYEQALALYRRAAALPNIAVTGIDCHIGSQLLDPSPFVEALDRILALVDQLTVEGIQLHHIDIGGGLGIKYQAEQEQPTVASYLNPLLDKLAGRGLQIVMEPGRRLVGNAGLLLTQIEFLKEGEGKNFAIIDAAMNDLMRPALYEAWHDINPVAPRDGASRDYDVVGPVCESGDFLGQARPLNVQPGDLLAVMSAGAYGMAMASNYNTRPRAVELMVDGDTVHVIRQRESVEQLYAGEAVLPA; encoded by the coding sequence ATGAGCTTCTTCTCTCTCAAGAACGGCGTCCTGCACGCTGAAAACGTCGCCCTGACCACGCTTGCCGCCGAATACGGCACCCCGGCCTACGTTTACTCGCGTGCCGCGCTGACCGCTGCGCTCAAGGAATTCCAGGACGTGCTCGGCGCCCATCCGGCCGGTGCCGGCGCACTGGTCTGTTACGCCGTCAAGGCCAACTCCAACCTCGCCGTGCTCAACGTTTTCGCGCGCATGGGCGCCGGTTTCGACATCGTTTCCGGCGGCGAACTGCAGCGCGTGCTGGCCGCCGGTGCCGATCCGAAGAAGGTGGTTTTCTCCGGCGTCGGCAAAACCGCCGCTGAAATGAAGCAGGCGCTGGCCGCCGGCATTTTCTGTTTCAACGTCGAATCTGCCCCCGAACTCGAGCGCCTCAACCAGGTCGCCGGCGAATGCGGCCAGAAGGCGCCGGTCAGCTTCCGCGTCAATCCCAACGTCGACCCCAAGACCCACCCCTACATCTCGACCGGGCTCAAGGAAGCCAAGTTCGGCGTCGCCTACGAACAGGCGCTCGCCCTCTACCGTCGCGCCGCCGCTTTGCCGAACATTGCCGTCACCGGCATCGACTGCCACATCGGCTCGCAGTTGCTTGACCCCTCGCCCTTCGTCGAAGCCCTCGACCGGATTTTGGCCCTGGTCGACCAGTTGACCGTGGAAGGCATCCAGCTGCACCACATCGACATCGGCGGCGGCCTCGGCATCAAGTACCAGGCCGAGCAGGAACAACCGACCGTCGCCTCCTACCTCAATCCGCTGCTCGACAAGCTCGCCGGCCGTGGCCTGCAGATCGTCATGGAGCCGGGCCGCCGCCTGGTCGGCAACGCCGGCCTGCTGCTCACCCAGATCGAATTCCTCAAGGAAGGCGAAGGCAAGAACTTCGCGATCATCGACGCGGCGATGAACGACCTGATGCGCCCGGCGCTCTACGAAGCCTGGCACGACATCAACCCGGTCGCTCCGCGCGACGGCGCCAGCCGCGACTACGATGTGGTCGGCCCGGTCTGCGAAAGCGGCGACTTCCTCGGCCAGGCCCGCCCGCTCAACGTCCAGCCCGGCGACCTGCTGGCGGTGATGTCGGCCGGCGCCTACGGCATGGCGATGGCCTCCAACTACAACACCCGCCCGCGTGCGGTCGAGCTGATGGTTGACGGCGACACGGTCCACGTCATCCGCCAGCGCGAAAGCGTCGAACAGTTGTACGCCGGCGAAGCCGTCCTGCCGGCCTGA